The following DNA comes from Bombina bombina isolate aBomBom1 unplaced genomic scaffold, aBomBom1.pri scaffold_668, whole genome shotgun sequence.
tgcagctgtgggcagtgattcatcaggatctggggatccattggactgttatttgcaaactgttcttaaacatatgggctcagtggatgcaagtttgcgcatggaactgataacaaaattttatgagagacaggctgctgcagctgagagacaggcggctatggaagctgagagagagtctctggcagctgaaagacaggcttctgaacgacaggctgagagagagtatcagctacagcttgcacggttggagagagcgacggtctcccctgttgttagtgaacctagagacccacctgctcccagagtgcgtgcagagaattttcccactctggagaaagatggagatgtggatgtattcctgcgtagctttgagaaagtttgcagacagttccagttgccaagggagcagtgggtcaagtaccttacccctggcctgaaaggtcctgcactggaggcattTGCTgacctacccccagagtttgatcaggactatgattccattaaagctgcactgcagaggagatataatcttactcctgaggtgtacagaaagaaattccgttctctgcagaaaggtttgtcagagagctatattacagctgttgggaacttgatgacagcctttaaacagtgggtcagaggattaaaagttgccactatggaggagctgggagatttgattgtgaaggagcaatttatgcagctgtgcccagctgaagttcaagaatgggttttggatcggaagcccataacagcattggaagttggtgagctggctgattttttacacagccaacagttcaccagagaatgggaggaaatcattttctaaggggggatccaactacaaaggagctgctgcacgaccccccttcacaaaacctgctgtgcctttatctagtgtgtctgctccctctgggaaaggaggggcgagtgctgcatctgggcagggggatacccgcagatgttttgcttgcaacaaagtgggccacatcagctccacttgcccagagaggattaacttggagcaatcagctggagggggtaatccctcaaaagtaccagcatctgttttgtttgttacctgtccagaggaaaacaaccatgagaacttgcaacctgtgactgttggagacaaggtaaccttggggcttagggacacaggtgcagaagtgactatggtgcgtccaaagctagtgaactctgagaacattatccctggaaaaccttgcacccactaaactgatcacaagcttgcctggtgtggctagattgtgacctattggtgacagaaaaagggggctgataaccctttctgtgccaaataagtgactggcgcagggttggataaccttggttcgtcacaatactgtatatacatattcacaaaCACAGACATTTCCAGAGAGACACAGATATACTGACACAAGTTCACATATTgttgtttttctcctttttggaCCTCAGGCAAACATTATTAcatactctatggggcctatttatgaagctgtcaacctcaaatacgccggaattccgcagcgtaattgttgtgaTATTGATCCAACCtaattatcaaaggctacagactggcaaacgttgaaatctgtgatgtaacatacgatccgccggtctcaatccgacgcagatcgatgcttacgtcattacagatgttccaaatacacattcggctctatttgacacctctttcacatttataaaacttttaacaggtacacttgcggcTATTCGAatgcagcgtacctggttttcaatccaccacccttgaggccccggatgccatagaaatcaatgggagtcttaaagcacagaaagcttatgttcgatgctgccagatatcccattgatttacacctaacaccctaaaataaaccccgagtctaaacacccctaatctgccgccccagacattgctgacacctaaataaaatttattaacccctatcccgaagCTCCCCTACACcgcccgcaacctaaataaacttatattaacccctatccctctgctctcCTACACccccacaacctaaataaacttattaacccctatcccaccgctcccctacaccgctgtcactaaataaacatattaactgctaaacctctggcctccaacatcaccaccactaactaaacctattaaccccctaaaccgtcaGCACCCCACATCGCTAAAAACTAcattaagctattaatccctaaacctaacaaccccctaactttacattaaaactacAACatccctatcattaaataaatttaaacttaactgtagaattaaattaacctaccctaactattatactacaattaaattaaattagcaattaaataaagtaaattacatattaaaaaacctaacactgctaaaattattaaaatatacaattaaacattattacaaagtactaaattatcaaaaaaataaatgctaagttacaaaaaataaaaaacactaaattatgaaaaataaaaaagaattatcacaatttaaaatatttacacctaatctaatagccctatcaaaataaaaaagcccccccccccaaaaaaaaaaaccactagcctacaataaactgccaatggcccttaaaagggccttttgtggggaattgccccaaagataccagctcttttacctgtaaaaaaaaagtacaaacaccgccccaacagtaaaacccaccacccaccccaaataaaaagctatctaaaataacctaagctaaccattgtcctgaaaagggcatttggatggacattgcccttaaaaggccatttagctcttttgtcatgccctgaaaagggcaatcagctcttttatgaaaagcccaaatcctaagctaaaataaaaacccacccaaagaaaaccttaaaaatacctaatactaacccccgacgatccacttacagttattaaatttattaaagtccccgcttgaagaatccatccagctggcgaagtcctcatccaagcggcaagtagtcttcatccaagcagcaagaagtcttcatctaagcggcaagaagtcatcatccagttggccagaattcttcatccagacggcatcttctatcttcatccttctgacacggagcggctccatcttcctacttaatactaacccccgacgatccacttacagttattgaagtccctgcttgaaggatccatccagccggcaaagtcctcatccaagcggcaagaagttttcatccaagcggcaagaagtcttcatccaagcggcaagaggtcaTCATCCAGTTggccagaagttttcatccagacagcatcttctatcttcatccatccagcgtggagcgggtccaccctgaagacatccggcctggagcatccttttcatatgaTCACCGCTGTAAACTGAATGGTCAATGCAAGCGATGCcatcaaaaatggcatcccttgcattcctattggctgaaaaatttcaatcagccaataagaattagagctgctaaaatcctattgactgatccaatcagccaataggattgagctctcatcctattgagctCCATATGATAGAAGATGCCATAAGGATGAAGACTActggccgcctggatgatgacttcttgctgcttggatgaagacttcttgctgcttagatgaggacttcgccggctggatggatccttcaagtggggacttcaataactgtaagtggatcgtcgggggttagtgttaggtattttttttttttgggtgggttttcattttagcttagggtttgcgcttttcataaaagagctgaatgccctcttcagggcatggcaaaagagctaaatgcccttttaagggcaatgcccatccaaatgtcattttcagggcaatggttagcttaggttatttttgatagctttttatttgggggggttggttgggtgggtggtgggttttactgttggggggtgtttgtattttttttttttacaggtaaaagagctgattactttggggcaatgccccacaaaatgccattttaagggccattagcagtttattgtaggatagggtttttttaattttggggggctttttatattgatagggttattagattaggtgtaaatatttaaaattgtaaaatttttggtaatttagtaatgtgtaataatgtttaattgtatattttaataactgcagtagtgttaggttttttaatatgtaatttagtttatttaattgctaattTAATGTTATtgcagtataatagttaggataggttaatttattttttttaaattattttattttaattctacagttaagtttaaatgtatttgaagatagggatgttgtaattttaatgtaaagctagggggttgttaggtttaggggttaatagctcaatGTAGtttttagcaatgtggggggctgacggtttaggggttaataggtttagttagtggtgctgatgtgggaggccaggggttaatatgtttattttgtggtggcggtgtaggggagcggcaggataggggttaatacgtttatttaggttgcaggggtgtaggggagcggcgggatatgggttaattagtttatttaggttGCTTGGGTGtaggggagcggcaggataggggttaataactttatttaggatgcggcggtgttggggagcggcgggataggggttaaacattttagtatagcatatgtaaaaaagaaagttcctTTGTAGTTTCTTGAAAATGACACAGAGCTgagataaataaaaaagaaaaagtcttTATTGTGAATCCATGAAACAAACAAGTGCTCCTTGTGAATTAAAAAATGAGAGAaagagtttgaccggtttcggtctctgggaccgtagtcataaacaGTATGTAGTATagcggcggcgtttagtgacatgttataaataaagttgggaaaaccaCAATtagacgcgagattgatgactgttagttaacaacagtccgatgctcatcgccccgtacttggtacgtGTGTTTTTGGcaactttttttataaaataggagagcgtattgagatacgtggCCACAATGTTtgccgatgttaggcgagcgtattgatactGACGAATGCAAAATAgttaacagcttgataaataggcccctatggcttAGTAAAATAAACTCTtttgggcccatttattaagctctggatggagcttgagggcctgtgtttctggcgagcctgcagactcgccagaaacagcagttatgaagcagcggtctaaagaccactgctccataacctgtccgcctgctctgagcaggcggacaaacattgcCGAAATTcaattaacaccccctgctggcggccgattggccgtgagtctgcagagggcggcgttgcatgCTGAATACGGAaaccgtattgctctccgcattcagcgaggtctgtcggacctgatccgcactgtcagatcaggtctgacagacctttgttaaataggccccttggtgttTGCCCATCCCTTTTATAGGACTATGCTCTTCCCAGGTGTGCAGGGggtttctttatttaaagggacagtctagtccaaaataaactttcatgattcagatagggtatgtaattttaaacaattttccaatttacttttatcaccaacttttctttgttctcttggtattcttagttgaaagcttaacctagggggttcatatgctaatttcttagaccttgaaggccgcctcttaagaatgcattttaacaggattttcaccactagagggtgttagttcatgtttttcatatagataacactgtgcttgtgcatgtgaagttacctgggagccatcactgattggctagactgcaagtctgtcaaaaaaactgaataaaggggcagtctgcagaggcttagatacaagataatcacagaggtaaaaaatatataaatataactgtgttggttatgcaaaactagggaatgggtaaacaagggattatctatcttttaaaacaataacaattctggtgtagactgtccctttaagtcttagagatgtatatattttatctatgtatATTTTCCTCCTATTGTCTGTTCAGTTTTGACGAGTTAATTTTTCAAGGAGTAGTTATTGAAAATCTATGGAAACAACAATTTTTTAGGAAAAACAGCTCAAAGTTCCCTTGTGTAATTCTAAGGTGAATTTCAGGTCATGCTGTAACCATTTTGTCCCTTTTATACGTATTATTTCTCCATATTTTGCTATTTATAGATGCTCCAACATATCCAAATTAAGAAATATATAATTCTCATTGAACCTATTTGTGTGTTTACAAAGTATCTGacagtagaaaaaaaaacacaacaacttcaTGGTTATAAAACCCACAGGTCATGTTTATTTTGGCAACACAAGAAACCCAACGCACAGCACCAATAACATGGACCCGGGGgaggcaatcaggtactagctaatgcgtagtaacccaaaCTAACAAGATGTGCAGTACCAGGGATGCAGGAGAATAAGCAGAGCATAGCTCAATGCAagaatggcttagggagttctctgctTTGAATCACACAGACAGGGGACCCCCCAGATGCCTGTCCGGAAGTAgctgtcactctacctcgatcacatcctgtccCTGAACACTGTCCAACCTCCAGCCCAGGGTGCTAACCCACCACTCCAGACCATTAGGACCAGGGTCAACTAGGTGTAAACCACATTGAACATCTGGGGAGCTGAAATGCACCGTCTTTGGTCTTGtaagaaataggctggctagccctcatcatgcctcggTCTCCCCTAACACTAAAGGATTCACCCTAGTGATAGATCCTACTAATGATTGCCACCTATAGATTACTAAGGGAGGGATAGGGTGGGAATTCATCAAAGGAACaagtagaaaaaggatttagaCTTCCTTTACAGGTCTTAAAAAGTTAAGCCAAACCCctcctcttttaaagggacagtatacactaattttcatataactgcatgtaatagacactactataaataataagatgcacagatactgatatcaaaatccagtataaaactgtttaaaaacttacttagaagctctcagtttatctctgttgaaaaggtagctggaaagtccactgcaagtgggaaataagagacccccccccttcttttgcatatgaaaagaccctttacacaaacaggagcaagctgtagtaggtagctgacggtattctcatgaaactttggggcttggttaggagtagggTTGCcatcttttgcccagaaaattcctggacactttttaagtgagcGTGGAGACGGTGTGGATTGGGGGTGTGGCTTGGGGTGTGGCTTGGGGCATGGCTTCTCGctgcctcaaattcattatgaaatcaatttatatgtatatatatatatatatatatatatatatatacacacataattaagcccccacaaaaaaaaatgacCATACTAATTTGAAATaacagcagacacagccaagtattactcacagtttctctgaGTCTGTGGCTGCTCTGCACTTGTTGGCTTAGGAAGGCTGCTGCACAGTCGACGGGAGGTGGTACCATGAAGGTAACAACGCGGCCACCGCACCAACACCTGCTTCGAGGCTCTCTCTGCCGCTCTCAGCTGCAGCCGGATGTGACGACTCCCTCGACCCTCTTCCCCCTCCCACTGTCCGACTCCCACACCAATCTCCTCACTCTCTCCTGCAGACTCCCTCCTGAGTTCCTACCCGTTTTGTAGTAGCAGACTGAAATAAAAAGTTTGCAAATAGACTAAGTGCTCATTCTGCTAACAGAGGAATCCTATCACATGCTGCTGGCTGTAACCCCCGGGCTAAGCactcctctggccagctaatgtTTTGTAAGTCTGTtcactgctgcgccaggggagtgcttagcccggggcatttgaggctagttctggGATagagagcctcagaccgggactgtcccggtgaaactggggcaggtggcaaccctagttaggagtcagaaaatcagagcaatgttatttaaaaataagcaaaactatacatttatttaaaaaaactttatgggctatataaatagatcatctacaaaacatttatgcaaagaaaaaatgagtgtataatgttcgtattgtgtgatattgagattatcagttggtatgaaccatatcaacctgttgttatgtgcacaatggtagagtcagggaGTGCCTCTTGCATAAGATAAAACACCTATAACTACAacatttgtttcacacacacaagaacactcccACTGATCCTTACATTTCCTTTGTGTAGTGGCCGCAGGGTGGGGGTCTGCACAGAGAAGAGGTTCTCCCTCACAGAAAGGAACTGCCCTCTTCCTTACTAGTACTGCTGAGCTGTAAGCTGCAATTTGCAGTGTCACCTTTCTTTAGCCAAGTAAAACAAACTGTTTAACCCATTGTATGCTAGATGGCTGTATAAAGAAGATGTGCAGTTCAGGGATTTAAACAGTGTTAGTGTAAAATGTACAGTAAAAATGTTAATTTCCTGATCACCCTTAAAACATTAGATGCCATTTTTATTCATTGCTTTTTAATAGTTTTCTTTAACATTCACTTCACTTATTTCTGgcataaaataatgtaatatatacagtatatgtgtgtgtgaatatatatatataaataaaagaaagaaaatcccCTTACTAGTATAGACAAGGGGAGGTAGCACTGATACAGAGTAAAAGCTTTGTCAAAGTGCCAGAAAGGCGTGAAAAGCATAAGATGACGTCACCCTCAGTTAGTACCTACGCTCCCTGGTCACCGCCATGCACTCAACTGCTGTGTTTGTTTTAAACTGACTTTAATAAAAGTATACGTTTTAATTTTACTCCGTAGCAGTGCTTTATGTGCCTTTCAATGATTTACCTCTTCCTCACCTTGGCTAAACCAGTAAGAGGATttactttcttttatatatatatatatatatatatatatatatatatatatacacatacatatatatctatgcaaAGATacctacacacacgcacatatatatatatatatatatgtgagtgtaaatatataaataaataaaatgtgtgccataaccccccccccccccgctctctgTTTATACAGTGGGTGCCCAGTATTTCTAgggaggacacctggcaaccctatatgtATCGCCCCCATTAGTAAAACAGGGGGTACGCAGTAAAAGCCATGCCACTTATCCATGACTCCAGACAAACCCCCCAAACAAAGCTGTGACTATAAGCCATTACCACAAAGGAGGGAGGGCAGTAGCTTATTCTCTCCATTCAGTTCCTAAAGATAAGTTACTTCCTGTCTTAACCCCTACTTATCAGCTTCCCCACAACTCCACCTTATGCCCTAACTCTGACCCCTCCACTAAGGCCAATGCAGAGTCATATTCCCTTTGCTTCAATGTTTCCATTCAGGGGTTGCATTTATTGTGAGTGTAtttagcgcaggattctcaccctgGGCATCATAATGTATCCAAAACGCAGCATGAAGAGGCTCAGTGAAGGTGGTACTGAAGGTGTGTAAGTGTCTGATTGGGTCACACAGCTCATAAAAGGTCAGACGCCCAGCCTCATAGTCTAGGTATATTCTTACTCTGTCATATGATAGAGGCTTAGATAATGGTGTGTATATTCTGTCATGTAGCACTACAAGATCTTTATCACCACCATACAAACACCAGGACTTCTTATTATTTCCTATCACAGACTCATCTCCTCCCCTCCCCATACTGGTATAACAAACCCCTACACACCAGTGCCCTGCTTTACTGGTCTGCATTTCCCAGTAATGTCGTCCTGAGGAAAAGCTCCTGATGCTTAATACCTGAGGATGAtctgtaaatctctctggtgttatTTGTCTCTGCTGGTTTATACGTGACCAGGACACAGTTTTCAGGTCATCTGATACAATAACATTATTATTAGCTGTGTTTATATCCAGTATTATGTCTGAGGTCacttgcacatagatacctctctTTACATCAGTCATATTATCAAATGAACCTCTATATAACCTCCTGGTTTCAATAAATCTCTCTCTTCTTGTTGGTCGCTGCTGGTTTATTCGTGGCCAGGATACAGTTTTCAGGTCACCTGATACAATAACATTATTATTAGCTGTGTTTATATCCAGTAAAATATCTGATGGCACCTGCAAATAGATCCATCTCTTTACATCATACACAATATCAGCTATACCTCTGTATAAGGTCAGTGAGATCAGACCCTCATCCAAATCCCCCCCAGCAGGGACCTGTTTATCACCTGTTTGTGTGACCTCATTATCTCCATTCTCAGCACCACAAaagtcatctctgtgtgattcctgttcttgtaggacagttaatgggtcagtcatgttgcacagatCCTCAATGTGACTCATCTTCCTGGTCAGCTCGTCCTTCTCTTTTTCCAGCTGTTTCATTATATCCTTAACCTGGGCATTGAGTCGCTCTGTTacatcagctgctttctcttgcacccctctcctgtgctcctGCAGACTCTGAactcttttctcagtcttctctctctttgtggtcagtttctgcagaacatctctcagtctctttttcttcttctcagaagcctcattcagcagctccacctggtgtcccctgtgctctccggccagggagcagaacacacagatacaggcagcatcctcagtgcagtaatattccAGGAGCTTCTTGTGTTtgtagcattttctgttaccccaggaagtggtgGGTTCAGTTAAGACGTGTTTCTCAGACTTGCTGTGTACCCTCAGGTGAAAATCACAAAAAGACGCCTCACACAGCAGACAGGATTTAGCAGCAGGGTGAGTACAGTAAGTGCAGAAGATCCCAGTATCATTTACAGACTCAGTAGGTTGGAAAGTCTCTGCTATATTACGCAGCCTCAGGTTCCTTTTGAGTTCAGGTCTCCTCCTAAACCCTTGTTTACATTCAGGACAGGAATACTCTCCCTCATCCTGGTGGTCCCATGTTCTGTTAATACAGCTCAGGCAGTAAGTATGGCCACAGCTGAGAGTTACAGGATCTGTGTAAATGCTGAAGCAGATGGGACAGGTTAGCTCCTCTCTCAGATCAGCAGACGCCATGACTGTATGTAGTAGCAGCAGGAAACAAAAGTtaaatccttgttttttacaaCGTAAGGTGTGGTGAGGTTGTTACTAGGACATTACCTTCCTGGCTGTTCAAGGGACAGTAACactatgtaattacagacatttttgttgtgttgctattaAATAACTTGTCAGTCAAGTCTAAACCTGTTTTTtaatatcttgtttgctgtaattgtttttcaatagcctaaTTGCATCCACCATTTattttacaaccaccaaaaaacaaccaagctaaatagtttctaaaatttctccttagtttataaatacccaatgtttacatgttctttgcttttttttgcaagttatagggcaataaatacaagtctttgctatttccaaaccatttttattttttaaattagcgatagttacattgtaacactgatatgtttcaggaatccctgaatatcccttgacatgtatatatatttctcttgtaatgtgtatccagtccacggatcatccattacttgtgggatattctccttcccaacaggaagctgcaagacgatcacccacagcagagctgtctatatagctcctcctctaactgccactaccagtcattctcttgcagctctcgacaagaaaggaagtatctagagagatgtggtgtttttatttagtttatcttcaatcaaaagtttgttattttcaaatggtaccggagttgtactattttagcctcaggcagaaagtagaagaagagtctgcctgtggtctttgatgatcttagcaggttgtaactaagatccattgctgttctcacacataattgaagagagaggtaacttcagctgggggaatggtgtgcagggtctcctgctatgaggtatgtgcagtttaaaatgctgttaataccggatttatttaaggtaagcctgattacagtgatttaataacgactagtatcatgcttgctgtaaaaggtaatattcttattactttctcacattactgaaaaataaaacgtttgctggaagtgtttaaacgtttttttatacatattggtgataaaactttattggggcccagttttttccacatggctggctagattttgcacTGTGAATaatgcgcctaaatgcgcattagattttgcagcttgagacatccagtttccctgaaggagtcccctgaacacttaggacctctctaaagggtttttgtgcctttcaaagtcgttatatgggcaggtagggccacagcagagctgtggaagtttgttgtgactgttgaaaaaacgtttatatcgttttttttatccggttttgaaactaaggggttaatcatccatttgcaagtgggtgcaatgctctgttagtctattatacacactgtaaaaatttcgttagatttactgctttttatcactgtttttcaatttctgacaaaatttgtttctcttaaaggcacagtaccgtttttattttttgcttgtttacatttatcaaagtgttttccaagcttgctggtctcattgctagtctgtttaaacatgtctgacatagaggaaactccttgttcattatgtttagaagccattgtggaaccccctcttagaatgtgtaccaaatgtactgattttactttaagttataaagatcatattctgtctttaaaagatttatcaccagaggaaactgacaagggggaagttatgccgactaactcgccccacgtgtcagaacctttgactcccgctcaagggactcccgctcaagaggtgccaagtacatctagcgcgcccatggcgtttactttacaatacATGGCGGCAGTTTTGGATCATACCCTTACaacggtattgtccaaacta
Coding sequences within:
- the LOC128644689 gene encoding E3 ubiquitin/ISG15 ligase TRIM25-like, which translates into the protein MASADLREELTCPICFSIYTDPVTLSCGHTYCLSCINRTWDHQDEGEYSCPECKQGFRRRPELKRNLRLRNIAETFQPTESVNDTGIFCTYCTHPAAKSCLLCEASFCDFHLRVHSKSEKHVLTEPTTSWGNRKCYKHKKLLEYYCTEDAACICVFCSLAGEHRGHQVELLNEASEKKKKRLRDVLQKLTTKREKTEKRVQSLQEHRRGVQEKAADVTERLNAQVKDIMKQLEKEKDELTRKMSHIEDLCNMTDPLTVLQEQESHRDDFCGAENGDNEVTQTGDKQVPAGGDLDEGLISLTLYRGIADIVYDVKRWIYLQVPSDILLDINTANNNVIVSGDLKTVSWPRINQQRPTRRERFIETRRLYRGSFDNMTDVKRGIYVQVTSDIILDINTANNNVIVSDDLKTVSWSRINQQRQITPERFTDHPQVLSIRSFSSGRHYWEMQTSKAGHWCVGVCYTSMGRGGDESVIGNNKKSWCLYGGDKDLVVLHDRIYTPLSKPLSYDRVRIYLDYEAGRLTFYELCDPIRHLHTFSTTFTEPLHAAFWIHYDAQGENPALNTLTINATPEWKH